Proteins found in one Microbaculum marinisediminis genomic segment:
- a CDS encoding NAD-dependent epimerase/dehydratase family protein: MTMPSLPSGFADEASLDDFMSTPTPELIEDLAKLEGDILILGAGGKMGPTVARMAKRAAPNKRVVAVARFSSPGLMDELAGYGVEPVVCDLLDREAVQALPKLENVIFMAGFKFGADSDPGMTWAMNVQVPTFVAEAFPGSRIVVFSTGCVYPFANVKEGGSTEEVVPNPPGEYAITCLGRERMFEYFSGLNGTPCLIYRLNYAIDLRYGVIHDIAQKIRNGEPIDVSMGHVNLIWQGDACAQALRCLLHCQSPAVPLNVSGPEIISVRWLAQELGRRMGKEPTFVGEESDFSWVTNTARAVQLFGYPHVSLMSMLDWVADWVASDRRSLGKPTKYEVRSGAY; this comes from the coding sequence ATGACCATGCCGAGTTTGCCCAGCGGTTTCGCAGATGAGGCCTCTCTCGACGACTTCATGTCGACTCCGACCCCGGAGCTGATCGAGGACCTCGCCAAGCTCGAGGGTGACATCCTCATCCTTGGCGCCGGCGGCAAGATGGGGCCGACGGTCGCGCGCATGGCCAAGCGCGCCGCTCCGAACAAGAGGGTCGTCGCCGTCGCCCGGTTCTCCTCCCCGGGCCTGATGGACGAACTCGCCGGTTACGGCGTCGAGCCGGTCGTTTGCGACCTGCTCGATCGTGAGGCCGTCCAGGCGCTTCCGAAGCTGGAGAACGTGATCTTCATGGCCGGCTTCAAGTTCGGCGCCGACAGTGACCCGGGCATGACCTGGGCGATGAACGTCCAGGTCCCGACCTTCGTCGCTGAAGCCTTTCCCGGTTCGCGCATCGTCGTTTTCTCGACGGGCTGCGTTTACCCGTTCGCCAACGTGAAGGAGGGGGGCAGCACCGAGGAGGTCGTGCCCAATCCGCCCGGTGAATATGCCATCACCTGTCTCGGCCGCGAACGCATGTTCGAGTACTTCTCCGGGCTGAACGGCACGCCTTGCCTGATCTACCGCCTGAACTACGCGATCGATCTGCGTTATGGCGTTATCCACGACATCGCCCAGAAGATCCGCAACGGCGAGCCGATCGACGTCTCGATGGGGCATGTCAATCTGATCTGGCAGGGCGATGCCTGCGCGCAGGCGCTGCGCTGCCTGCTGCACTGCCAGTCGCCGGCGGTGCCGCTCAACGTCAGCGGCCCCGAGATCATCTCCGTGCGCTGGCTCGCCCAGGAACTGGGGCGGCGCATGGGCAAGGAGCCCACATTCGTCGGCGAGGAATCGGACTTTTCGTGGGTCACCAACACCGCCCGCGCAGTCCAGCTCTTCGGCTATCCGCATGTGTCGCTGATGTCGATGCTGGACTGGGTGGCCGACTGGGTCGCCTCCGATCGTCGCAGCCTGGGCAAGCCGACCAAGTACGAGGTGCGCAGTGGCGCTTACTGA